Proteins encoded within one genomic window of Nitrospirota bacterium:
- a CDS encoding prepilin-type N-terminal cleavage/methylation domain-containing protein yields MRSKGFSLVELAIVLVLFGLLFAIGVKMTGPLIERLKRSEGNDVVDAAIESVMGYASINGRLPTVAEFPLAVSIPKDPWGNALIYKPDADLVLAGGICARNSTALTVETCGSATCGTPEDTAQNVAFIVVSSGANLNRQTNTTVNTIRVYSPDTVGVDDYIPGMNRPEAYKDIVKWVVLPELRVKAGCSGSPMKILNVDIPSGFLLSTYSTDIFAAGGVLFADGADSGSDDDYEWCVTGTLPTGLSYDCNGNLAVSAACGLSTGTWQQCTSLRISGTPTQEGVFSLPVHARDDTGNLARRTFGLSISQVMGLHICEEYRAWNDTGNQNDFEMDGGCFAINDGAEITVDGSRVLQNGESIVQHSTSNGSCGGAASILNYNEAIFSDNNADCCIDVSGTDKTCP; encoded by the coding sequence ATGAGATCAAAAGGTTTTTCACTGGTTGAGCTTGCTATAGTACTGGTACTCTTCGGCCTTCTCTTCGCCATCGGCGTGAAGATGACAGGCCCGCTAATAGAGAGGTTAAAGCGCAGCGAAGGCAACGATGTTGTTGATGCGGCGATAGAGTCTGTCATGGGTTATGCCAGTATTAACGGCCGCCTCCCTACTGTGGCAGAATTTCCTTTGGCAGTTTCGATACCTAAAGACCCGTGGGGTAATGCCCTTATCTATAAGCCCGACGCTGACCTTGTCCTTGCCGGAGGCATCTGTGCAAGGAACTCTACAGCCCTGACTGTCGAAACCTGCGGCAGCGCCACGTGCGGGACACCGGAGGATACCGCGCAGAATGTCGCCTTCATTGTGGTGAGCAGCGGGGCAAACCTGAATCGTCAGACAAATACGACCGTAAATACCATTCGGGTATATTCTCCTGACACCGTTGGTGTTGATGATTACATACCGGGAATGAACAGGCCTGAGGCGTATAAGGATATTGTCAAGTGGGTAGTTCTCCCTGAACTCAGGGTTAAGGCCGGATGCAGCGGGTCTCCCATGAAGATACTAAATGTCGATATCCCGTCAGGGTTCCTGTTGTCAACCTATTCTACGGATATATTCGCGGCCGGCGGGGTGCTCTTTGCCGACGGCGCGGACTCCGGTTCAGATGATGATTATGAATGGTGTGTCACAGGAACGCTGCCGACCGGGTTAAGTTATGACTGTAACGGAAACCTCGCGGTATCAGCGGCATGCGGCCTTTCAACCGGAACATGGCAGCAGTGTACAAGCCTCAGGATATCAGGCACGCCTACGCAGGAGGGCGTCTTCAGCCTTCCTGTCCATGCAAGAGATGATACCGGAAACCTTGCCCGCCGCACCTTCGGCCTCAGCATCAGCCAGGTGATGGGGCTGCACATCTGTGAGGAATACAGGGCCTGGAATGATACCGGAAACCAGAATGATTTTGAGATGGACGGCGGCTGTTTTGCCATCAATGACGGAGCTGAGATAACTGTTGACGGGTCAAGGGTTCTTCAGAACGGCGAGAGCATTGTCCAGCATTCAACGTCAAACGGAAGCTGCGGAGGCGCGGCCAGTATTCTCAACTACAATGAAGCGATATTTTCTGATAACAACGCGGACTGCTGTATAGATGTCTCAGGAACAGACAAGACCTGCCCTTGA
- a CDS encoding TIGR04282 family arsenosugar biosynthesis glycosyltransferase — MKERITERDMKMFQDLLSVNMIDFDCGKLCAPKNNGVPVCCENEFVVPILFHDEYKRHRRNGRFWKRAPRTEEVKKYIEESEDYYVFASCPGPEKCIREQRSFNCMTFPFEPHINKDGEIAGLSYFNGKDVKCSLMDKPQKTYNPKYISNSIKFWKELFEYYPEEKESYMDESRKRERKAKRTGKRFKLFKDEYSDAKNAFIIFVRTPEAGKVKTRLMKDLGSGKTLRAYKSFVADTMKICDGLKEVDKFLGCFPTTQDTFLKNLSRKHKFKGEFVQRGKDLGEKFINAFSDKFKEGYDKVVVIGSDSPTIPVDFIRQAFDELDRKDFVLGPCTDGGYYLVGMKKLFSNVFKGIPWDSSDVLNKTLDKLYAGRVKFSLLPFWYDVDNIDDLNFYKRHVKYLRKK; from the coding sequence ATGAAAGAGCGCATAACAGAGAGAGATATGAAGATGTTTCAGGATCTGCTCTCGGTCAACATGATAGACTTCGACTGCGGCAAGCTCTGCGCCCCGAAAAATAACGGCGTGCCTGTCTGCTGCGAGAACGAGTTTGTCGTGCCTATCCTCTTTCATGATGAGTATAAGAGGCACCGCCGCAACGGCAGGTTCTGGAAGAGGGCTCCCAGGACAGAAGAGGTGAAGAAGTATATCGAGGAGTCTGAAGATTATTATGTCTTTGCGTCATGTCCCGGCCCTGAAAAATGTATAAGGGAGCAGCGCTCTTTCAACTGCATGACATTTCCGTTTGAGCCGCATATAAATAAAGACGGAGAGATAGCGGGGCTCTCTTATTTTAACGGCAAAGATGTCAAGTGCAGCCTCATGGATAAACCTCAAAAGACATATAATCCCAAATATATCTCTAACTCCATAAAGTTCTGGAAAGAGCTGTTTGAGTACTATCCCGAGGAGAAGGAATCATATATGGATGAGTCGCGCAAACGCGAGCGCAAGGCTAAGCGGACCGGCAAAAGGTTCAAGCTCTTTAAGGATGAATACAGCGATGCGAAGAATGCTTTTATTATATTTGTGAGGACGCCTGAAGCGGGCAAGGTGAAGACGAGGCTGATGAAAGACCTCGGCAGCGGCAAGACGCTCAGGGCGTACAAATCATTTGTTGCGGACACCATGAAGATATGCGATGGCTTGAAAGAAGTTGACAAATTTCTCGGATGTTTTCCAACGACGCAGGACACATTTCTTAAGAACCTCAGCCGGAAGCATAAATTCAAGGGCGAGTTTGTCCAGAGAGGGAAAGACCTCGGAGAAAAGTTCATCAACGCATTCAGCGACAAGTTCAAAGAAGGATATGACAAGGTGGTTGTCATAGGCAGCGACAGCCCGACGATACCGGTTGATTTTATAAGACAGGCGTTTGATGAACTTGACAGGAAGGACTTTGTCCTCGGCCCGTGCACTGACGGAGGCTACTACCTTGTCGGCATGAAGAAGCTCTTTAGCAATGTATTCAAGGGTATTCCATGGGACTCTTCCGATGTGCTGAACAAGACGCTTGATAAGCTATATGCCGGCAGGGTCAAATTCTCACTGCTTCCATTCTGGTATGACGTGGATAATATTGATGACCTTAATTTTTATAAAAGGCATGTTAAGTATTTAAGAAAGAAATAA